Proteins from one Telopea speciosissima isolate NSW1024214 ecotype Mountain lineage chromosome 1, Tspe_v1, whole genome shotgun sequence genomic window:
- the LOC122649788 gene encoding uncharacterized protein LOC122649788 yields MITPIVGNATVRTDSSHTTVLGGPKGSSVGVSFINQSNATLSDSGMAFEEVGISSRCVGRGGVFVRTSSTTSTTIEQDVPAASNVHDIEKGGDEVKDADTSNDDYMAGESDEMSDSTSKDDLGFEEEGNEDIREQKSNETTSTECESEKGENMFDIDGVVDQHIVLSVGQEFINVNQFRDVLMEYEIQEEIQILKNKNDKNRVTGICNGRGCLWRIHASPNSNGITFVIKTLNPNHICQRLSIKKEGVTAAWIAKKLTSNVKVDSHMNINVMEEYLSEKYGVKANKTKLYRAKCIVNEETDGSHARAYKKLENYGLMVKERNPGTEFVIEYQNANRYGQEQHRALLVNPQFKRLFICFDACKQGFLKGCRPFIGLDGCHLKGVYGGVLVSAIAIDGNNGMFSLAYGVVETECKDSWLFFLHHLLGCIGTVTPAGEPFTFMTDKQKGLIEAIGIKFPVAHHRHCSRHLYNNFKTQFRGGLALRGYFWRASKSYNATGFQRAMNAMKEEKPEAYEWLMKTPKDVRYCHAVYAGADEFEVQDGLNSYVVNLRSKSYDCGVWVATGLPFLHFSDAESEREIETARCVEERGVHIKWPQYSFSYRPSYNVSPTAYMPVVRREDGTSGEGAVLHSMKWGLISSFTKKTEKPDHFKMIFELHLSSIRFKNKIKKP; encoded by the exons ATGATTACACCCATTGTGGGGAATGCTACTGTGAGGACAGATTCTAGCCACACTACTGTTCTTGGAGGACCTAAAGGAAGTTCGGTTGGTGTCTCATTTATCAATCAAAGTAATGCAACATTGAGTGACAGTGGTATGGCTTTTGAAGAGGTTGGCATATCAAGTAGATGTGTAGGTAGAGGTGGTGTCTTTGTTAGGACTTCTAGCACAACTTCTACTACCATTGAGCAAGATGTTCCTGCAGCTAGTAATGTACATGACATTGAAAAAGGAGGAGATGAAGTGAAAGATGCTGACACATCAAATGATGATTACATGGCAGGAGAATCAGATGAAATGTCTGATAGTACAAGTAAAGATGATttaggatttgaagaagaaggaaatgaggACATAAGAGAGCagaaaagtaatgaaacaaCAAGTACAGAATGTGAGTCTGAAAAGGGAGAGAACATGTTTGACATAGATGGTGTTGTAGACCAACACATTGTACTGAGTGTTGGTCAAGAGTTTATAAATGTTAATCAGTTTAGAGATGTGTTGATGGAATATGAAATTCAAGAAGAAATTCAGattttgaagaataaaaatgataaGAATAGAGTTACTGGAATTTGCAATGGTAGAGGGTGTTTATGGAGGATTCATGCATCACCTAATAGTAATGGGATCACCTTTGTAATCAAGACACTTAATCCCAATCACATATGTCAGAGACTTAGTATAAAAAAGGAGGGTGTAACTGCAGCATGGATAGCAAAGAAATTGACTTCCAATGTTAAGGTAGATTCACATATGAACATCAATGTAATGGAAGAGTATCTTTCAGAAAAGTATGGTGTGAAAGCTAATAAGACTAAGTTGTACAGGGCTAAATGTATTGTCAATGAAGAAACTGATGGCAGTCATGCAAGGGCATACAAGAAGTTAGAAAATTATGGGCTTATGGTTAAGGAAAGAAACCCTGGGACAGAATTTGTGATTGAATACCAGAATGCAAATAGATATGGACAAGAGCAGCATAGAGCGCTATTAGTAAATCCACAATTCAAGCGACTgtttatatgctttgatgcatgTAAGCAAGGCTTCTTGAAGGGATGTAGGCCATTCATTGGCCTTGATGGTTGTCATCTAAAGGGAGTATATGGTGGAGTATTGGTTTCAGCAATTGCAATTGATGGGAACAATGGAATGTTTTCCCTTGCATATGGTGTAGTTGAAACAGAGTGTAAAGATAGTTGGTTAttctttcttcatcacttgCTTGGATGCATAGGGACAGTCACACCTGCTGGGGAACCATTTACATTCATGACAGACAAACAGAAA GGTCTGATTGAAGCAATTGGAATCAAGTTCCCAGTAGCACATCATAGGCACTGTAGTAGACATCTGTATAATAATTTCAAGACACAGTTTAGAGGTGGGCTTGCATTGAGGGGATATTTTTGGAGAGCAAGTAAATCATATAATGCTACGGGTTTTCAAAGGGCTATGAATGCCATGAAAGAGGAGAAGCCCGAAGCATATGAGTGGTTGATGAAGACTCCT AAAGATGTCAGGTATTGTCATGCAGTGTATGCTGGAGCAGATGAATTTGAGGTGCAAGATGGTCTGAATAGTTATGTGGTTAACCTAAGAAGCAAGAGCTATGACTGTGGAGTCTGGGTAGCAACTGGTTTGCCAT TCTTACACTTCTCAGACGCAGAGAGCGAGCGGGAGATCGAGACAGCGAGATGTGTGGAAGAGCGTGGTGTACA TATAAAATGGCCTCAGTACTCTTTCAGTTATCGCCCATCTTACAATGTTTCACCTACGGCGTATATGCCTGTTGTTCGGAGAGAAGATGGAACTAGTGGTGAAGGTGCTGTCCTTCACAGCATGAAGTGGGGACTGATTTCCAGTTTCACCAAGAAAACTGAGAAGCCTGATCACTTTAAGATG ATATTTGAGCTTCACTTGAGCAGTATTAGGTTTAAAAATAAGATTAAGAAGCCATAA